DNA from Rhizobacter sp. J219:
CGCACGGGCAGAAGCGCTTGCACAGGATGTGCCCAACTTCCAGCTGGCGCAACTCGTCTACGGCGACCTCCTGCTCACCCGCCGCGGGAAGCTCGGCCCGCTGGAGGCCGCACCGTCGGAGTTGCCGGCGTCCGCCGCGTCGAACTGGGCGCAGCTCAGGCGAGAAGCCGCCGTTCGCCTGGCCGCCCTCACCGAGCGCCCGCCCGCACAGACCGTGCCTCGGCAGTTCGTCGACCTGCCGACCAGCACCCGCCACGCGATCGCGGTCGACGCGAGCCGCTCGCGCCTGTACCTCTTCGAGAACAACGCGCAAGGCCTGCGCCTGGTCGCCGACCACTACGTCTCGCTCGGCCGCCTGGGCGTCGACAAGAAAGAGCAAGGCGACCAGCGCACGCCGCTCGGCGTGTACTTCATCACCAGCCGCCTGGAAGGCCGTCAGCTGAAGGACTTCTACGGCCCCGGCGCGCTCACGCTCAACTACCCGAACGAGTACGACCGTCGCCGCGGCAAGACCGGCAGCGGCATCTGGCTGCACGGTGTGCCACCCGAGAACTACGCGCGCACACCGCAGAGCACCGACGGCTGCGTGGTGCTCGCCAACGACGACCTGACGCGCCTGTTGAGCGAGGTGTCGCCGCGACGTACGCCGGTCGTGATCACGCCCAAGATCGAATGGGTGGCGCAGAGCCAGACCGAGCAGGAACGCACCGCCGCACGAGCAATGGTCGAACAGTGGCGAAAGGCCCGTTCACGCGGCGACATGGCCCGGCTGATGTCCTTCTACTCGCCCCAGTTCACGAGCGGCAATGCCGACCTTGCCCAGTGGTCCAAGACCCTGAGCCGCGAACTGAACGCCGCCGGCGGCCGCGAGTCGGAGCTGAAGGAGCTGTCCATCCTCTCCTGGCGCGACACCAGCGAGGTGCTGGTCGTCACCTTCGGTGAAGTCCTCAAAGGCCAGCGCAGCGGCCCGATGAAGCGCCAGTACTGGGGCAAGGAGGGTGGACAATGGAAAATCTTTTTCGAAGGAGTGATCGGATGATGAAAACCCGCTGGCTGCCAGTCGTCGTCGCCGCCGTCATCGGCCTCGGTGCGAGCCTTGCTGCCCATGCCCAGAAGGTCAAGCTCGCCACCTCGCTCGGCGACATCGTGGTCGAACTCGACGCCGCCAAGGCACCCAAGACGGTCGCCAATTTCGTGCAATACGTGAAGGCCGGCCACTACGACGGCACGGTTTTCCATCGCGTGATCGACAACTTCATGATCCAGGGCGGCGGCATGACGGCCGACCTAAAGGAAAAGAAGACCCGCGAACCGATCGAGCTGGAAAGCCGCAACGGCCTCAACAACGACCGCGGCACCATCGCGATGGCGCGCACGCCCAACCCGAACTCGGCCACCTCTCAGTTCTTCATCAACGTGAAGAACAACGACTTCCTCAACGCCGCGCGCTCACCCGACGGTCACGGCTATGCCGTGTTCGGCAAGGTCGTCTCGGGCATGGAGGTCGTCGACAAGATCCGCGCCGTGCCCACCGGCCCCGGCGACGTGCCGAGCACCCCCGTGGTCATCAAGAAAGCCACTCTGGAGAAATGACATGAGCAAGACCATCGAACTGCAGACCAACAAGGGCAACATCCGACTGGAGCTCGACGAAGCGAAGGCGCCGGTGACCGTCGCCAACTTCGTCTCCTACGTCGAGAAGGGCCACTACGACGGCACGGTGTTCCACCGAGTGATCAAGAGCTTCATGATCCAGGGCGGCGGTTTCGAGCCGGGCATGAAGCAAAAGCCCACCGACGCTCCGATCCAGAACGAGGCCAACAACGGCCTGAAGAACGACCACTACACGGTCGCGATGGCGCGCACGAGCGCCCCGCACTCGGCCTCGGCGCAGTTCTTCATCAACACCACCGACAACGACTTCCTCAACTTCAAGTCCGAGTCGCCCAACGGCTGGGGCTATGCCGTGTTCGGCAAGGTCGTCTCCGGCCAGGACGTGGTCGACGCCATCGAGGGCGTGAAGACCGGCAACCGTGGCGGCCACGGTGACGTGCCGCTGGAAGACGTGGTGATCACCAAGGCGGTCGTCGTCTAAGGGGTGTGCGGCGCGATGAGTGAAGTGCTTTCCGCGCCGCCCGAGCTCCATGCCGATGCGCACTGGCAGCGCATCGACTTCATCTCCGACCTGCACCTGAGCGCCGACACGCCGCGGACCTACGAATCCTGGGCTTCGTACCTGCGCGGCACGCCGGCCGATGCGGTGTTCATCCTCGGCGACCTGTTCGAGGTGTGGGTTGGTGACGACTCGCGCTTCGAGGGTTTCGAAGCCGACTGCACAAAAGTGCTGCGTGAGGCGGCCGCGAAGCGCCGCCTCGCCTTCCTCGTCGGCAACCGGGACTTTCTGGTGGGCGACGCATTGCTGGCAGACAGCGGCGTGACGGCGCTTGCCGACCCGACGCTGCTCGTCGCTTTCGGCCGACGGGTGCTGCTCACCCACGGCGACGCCCTGTGCCTTGCCGATACCGAATACCAGAAGTTCCGCGGCATGGTGCGCAACCCGGTCTGGCAGCAGCAGTTCCTGGCGCAGCCACTCGAAGCGCGCCGCGAGTACGCGCGCCAGGTCCGCCAGCAAAGTGAGGCCCGCAAGAAGTCGCAGGCCTCGCCGGAAGAGTGGGCCGACGTGGACGTGCCCGAAGCCCTCACCTGGCTGCGTGCCGCCTCGTCCACGACGATGGTGCACGGCCACACGCACCGCCCGGCCTCGCAATCGCTGGGCGAAGGGTGCGAGCGGCACGTGCTGTCCGATTGGGAACTCGACCACGCACCGCATCGCGCCGAGGTGCTGCGCCTCACGCGCGACGGCTTCGAGCGCCTGCCGCTCGCACAAGCCCTGGCCGGCTGA
Protein-coding regions in this window:
- a CDS encoding peptidylprolyl isomerase is translated as MKTRWLPVVVAAVIGLGASLAAHAQKVKLATSLGDIVVELDAAKAPKTVANFVQYVKAGHYDGTVFHRVIDNFMIQGGGMTADLKEKKTREPIELESRNGLNNDRGTIAMARTPNPNSATSQFFINVKNNDFLNAARSPDGHGYAVFGKVVSGMEVVDKIRAVPTGPGDVPSTPVVIKKATLEK
- a CDS encoding L,D-transpeptidase family protein; the protein is MATCALAAPLATLAASPPPAKSSLAPARHASPEARLIEVYRLIRAGDTRQALARAEALAQDVPNFQLAQLVYGDLLLTRRGKLGPLEAAPSELPASAASNWAQLRREAAVRLAALTERPPAQTVPRQFVDLPTSTRHAIAVDASRSRLYLFENNAQGLRLVADHYVSLGRLGVDKKEQGDQRTPLGVYFITSRLEGRQLKDFYGPGALTLNYPNEYDRRRGKTGSGIWLHGVPPENYARTPQSTDGCVVLANDDLTRLLSEVSPRRTPVVITPKIEWVAQSQTEQERTAARAMVEQWRKARSRGDMARLMSFYSPQFTSGNADLAQWSKTLSRELNAAGGRESELKELSILSWRDTSEVLVVTFGEVLKGQRSGPMKRQYWGKEGGQWKIFFEGVIG
- a CDS encoding UDP-2,3-diacylglucosamine diphosphatase, translated to MSEVLSAPPELHADAHWQRIDFISDLHLSADTPRTYESWASYLRGTPADAVFILGDLFEVWVGDDSRFEGFEADCTKVLREAAAKRRLAFLVGNRDFLVGDALLADSGVTALADPTLLVAFGRRVLLTHGDALCLADTEYQKFRGMVRNPVWQQQFLAQPLEARREYARQVRQQSEARKKSQASPEEWADVDVPEALTWLRAASSTTMVHGHTHRPASQSLGEGCERHVLSDWELDHAPHRAEVLRLTRDGFERLPLAQALAG
- a CDS encoding peptidylprolyl isomerase; translated protein: MSKTIELQTNKGNIRLELDEAKAPVTVANFVSYVEKGHYDGTVFHRVIKSFMIQGGGFEPGMKQKPTDAPIQNEANNGLKNDHYTVAMARTSAPHSASAQFFINTTDNDFLNFKSESPNGWGYAVFGKVVSGQDVVDAIEGVKTGNRGGHGDVPLEDVVITKAVVV